The following proteins are encoded in a genomic region of Pungitius pungitius chromosome 17, fPunPun2.1, whole genome shotgun sequence:
- the cpne4b gene encoding copine-4, with product MSNIYESAEATLGFISSPCLAKVELRVACRGISDRDALSKPDPCVVLKMQSHGQWFEVDRTEVIRSSSSPVFSKILLVDYYFEEVQRLRFELHDISSGNNGLRDADFLGAMECTLGQIVSQRKLTKALLKQGNTSGKSSITVTAEELSGNDDYVELSFSARKLDDKDFFSKSDPFLEIFRINDDGTESLVHRTETIMNNLSPVWKSFKVSLNTLCSGDHDRELKCTVWDWDSNGKHDFIGEYQTTFKELRTEQEGKQLQWECINPKYQMKKKNYRNSGVVILNHCKIIKMYSFLDYIMGGCQIQFTVAIDFTASNGDPRNSCSLHYIHPYQPNEYLKALVAVGEICQDYDSDKMFPAFGFGALIPPDFKVSHDFAVNFDEENPECAGIQGVVEAYQNCLPKIQLYGPTNIAPIIQKVASSASEEMHTKEAMEYFILLILTDGVITDMADTREAIVHASHLPMSVIIVGVGNADFTDMQILDGDDGILRSPKGEPVLRDIVQFVPFKDFKHASPAALAKSVLAEVPNQVVDYYNAKGIAPKCMSDYESTRTFSP from the exons ATGAGTAACATCTACGAGTCTGCAGAAGCCACGCTGGGCTTCATCAGCTCCCCATGCCTGGCCAAAGTGGAGCTGAGAGTGGCCTGCCGGGGGATCTCGGACCGCGACGCTCTCTCCAAGCCTGACCCTTGCGTGGTGCTCAAGATGCAGTCCCACGGGCAGTGGTTTGAG gtggaCCGCACAGAGGTCATTCGCAGCAGTAGCAGCCCAGTCTTCTCCAAGATCTTGCTGGTGGATTACTACTTTGAGGAGGTCCAGAGGCTCCGCTTTGAACTTCATGACATCAGCTCTGGCAACAATGGCCTCCGCGACGCTGACTTCCTGGGAGCCATGGAGTGCACCCTAGGACAG ATCGTCTCGCAGAGGAAACTGACCAAAGCTCTGCTCAAACAGGGAAACACGTCCGGGAAGTCCTCCATCACG gTGACAGCAGAGGAGTTGTCTGGTAACGACGATTACGTCGAACTCTCCTTCAGCGCTCGCAAGCTAGACGACAAG GATTTCTTCAGCAAGTCAGACCCTTTCTTGGAGATTTTCAGAATAAACGATGATGGCACAGAGTCTCTTGTTCATAGAACTGAG ACAATCATGAACAACCTCAGCCCAGTTTGGAAATCATTCAAAGTTTCCTTGAACACACTCTGCAGTGGTGACCATGATAGGGAGCTAAAG TGCACAGTGTGGGACTGGGACTCTAATGGAAAACACGACTTTATTGGGGAGTATCAGACCACCTTTAAGGAGTTGAGAACAGAGCAAGAGGGAAAACAG CTTCAATGGGAGTGCATCAATCCTAAATaccagatgaagaagaagaattacAGAAACTCTGGTGTTGTGATCCTCAACCACTGCAAG ATCATCAAAATGTATTCCTTCCTGGATTACATCATGGGAGGCTGCCAAATTCAGTTCACA GTGGCAATAGACTTCACAGCATCCAATGGGGATCCCAGGAACAGCTGCTCCCTCCACTACATCCATCCCTACCAGCCTAACGAGTACCTCAAAGCGCTGGTGGCTGTGGGAGAGATCTGCCAAGACTATGACAG tgaTAAAATGTTCCCTGCGTTTGGTTTTGGAGCACTCATACCACCAGACTTCAAG GTTTCACATGATTTCGCTGTGAACTTTGATGAGGAAAATCCAGAATGTGCTG GGATCCAAGGGGTGGTGGAGGCCTATCAGAATTGCCTCCCTAAGATCCAGCTCTACGGGCCCACCAACATTGCCCCAATCATCCAAAAAGTGGCATCGTCTGCCTCGGAGGAGATGCACACCAAAGAGGCCATG GAATACTTCATCCTGCTGATCCTGACGGACGGCGTCATCACCGACATGGCCGACACGCGGGAGGCCATCGTGCACGCGTCCCACCTGCCCATGTCCGTCATCATCGTCGGCGTGGGCAACGCAGACTTCACCGACATGCAGATACTGGACGGGGACGACGGGATCCTGCGCTCACCGAAGGGCGAGCCCGTCCTCCGCGACATCGTCCAGTTCGTCCCCTTCAAGGACTTCAAACAC gcCTCCCCTGCCGCACTGGCAAAGAGTGTTTTGGCAGAAGTCCCCAACCAGGTGGTGGATTACTACAACGCGAAAGGCATCGCACCCAAGTGTATGTCGGACTATGAGTCCACGAGGACCTTCAGCCCCTGA
- the mrpl3 gene encoding 39S ribosomal protein L3, mitochondrial, with protein sequence MAAWSCRLLLQRGTRVISLRTAAESPPHLVGCIRSVNTTTWFDEHLTEDNQEYMRKSMAQEYRRQTADSLNPLKDEPWQRHEWTPGSRRVGLVAVKLGMAPIWTKTGERHVATMLQVQDCHVIKHLSKEDFDGHTAALLVGGKNVSPFHKSEEQMEKFRNAGVPPKQKLTTFKVSDNALIKPGTPLFAAHFRPGQYVDVTAKSIGKGFQGVMKRYGFKGQPATHGQTKTHRRPGASGPGGDPAKVFKGKKMPGRMGNVFVTAYGLKIWRVNTKCNVLYVNGSVPGHKNCVLKIRDTLLPTRSSTLLSLPFPTYFTEEEGDLDEDLYDDNLFIHTDPSLALT encoded by the exons ATGGCGGCGTGGAGCTGTCGACTTCTTCTTCAGCGGGGAACTCGAGTGATTTCTCTCCGGACGGCGGCTGAAAG TCCTCCCCATTTGGTGGGTTGCATTAGATCAGTAAACACCACGACGTGGTTTGATGAACACCTCACAGAGGACAACCAGGAGTACATGAGGAAAAGCATGGCGCAGGAATACAGGAGACAAACCGCAGATAGTCTCAACCCACTCAAAGATGAGCCGTGGCAGCGCCATGAGTGGACACCGG GTAGTCGAAGAGTTGGGCTAGTAGCCGTGAAGTTGGGTATGGCTCCTATCTGGACGAAAACAGGGGAAAGACATGTCGCCACAATGttacag gtgCAGGACTGCCATGTAATAAAGCACCTGTCCAAGGAAGATTTCGATGGACACACCGCCGCCCTCTTGGTTGGAGGAAAAAACGTATCACCATTCCAT AAGTCTGAAGAGCAAATGGAGAAGTTCAGGAACGCCGGCGTGCCCCCGAAACAAAAACTCACCACCTTCAAAGTCTCAGACAACGCCCTCATAAAGCCAG GCACTCCTCTTTTCGCGGCACATTTCCGTCCAGGCCAATATGTGGATGTCACTGCCAAATC catcgGTAAGGGTTTTCAAGGTGTGATGAAGAGATACGGGTTCAAAGGTCAGCCGGCCACCCACGGCCAAACCAAAACTCATCGCCGACCAGGAGCTTCTGGACCTGGAggg GATCCGGCCAAAGTCTTCAAAGGGAAAAAGATGCCTGGCAGGATGGGCAACGTCTTTGTCACAGCTTACGGACTGAAG ATATGGAGGGTCAATACCAAGTGCAACGTGCTGTATGTCAACGGCTCGGTCCCTGGCCACAAGAACTGCGTGTTAaag ATTAGAGATACTCTCCTGCCAACAAGGAGCTCCACCCTGCTCAGCCTTCCTTTCCCTACTTACTTCACAGAAGAGGAAGGCGACCTGGACGAAGACCTGTACGACGACAACTTGTTCATTCACACAGACCCATCGCTAGCACTGACCTAa